The Apodemus sylvaticus chromosome 17, mApoSyl1.1, whole genome shotgun sequence genome contains a region encoding:
- the A1bg gene encoding alpha-1B-glycoprotein yields MSLLATALLLWGVTLGPGNALFLDSSSEPELWAEPQSLMEPWANLTLVCVIDLPTKVFQLIQNGWFLNQVQLETPVLSYHFSLGAITSNNSGIYRCRCGVEPPVDIHLPALNKWTMLSNAVEVTGKQPLPPPSAHADPVSWITPGGLPVYVMCQVAMRGVTYLLRQEGVDGFQKPDVQHKGTAGFLIYKPGNYSCSYLTHAAGEPSEPSAIVTIKMFATQAPPILCLMGNYIMIHPQKTFETLACKAPRNAAEFQLRQGGKVLKIHGFNPTRDAIVYYVNLKELDNQGPFTCRYRMHKYMHVWSEDSKPIELMWSDGSLPAPVLTAEPSSQNLEPGSMVQLRCTAPKTGLRFGLQRQGQPDLVVVQMLNSSGTEAVFELHNISTIDSGNYSCIYMDQAPPFSGSVSSEPLELQVNGPPPKPRLEALWKGPVHLGREAIFRCHGHVPRVSMELVREGFKTPFWMVSTRSTSAYLKLPMVGLQHVGNYSCRYTALPPFTFESGISDPVEVMVED; encoded by the exons ATGTCTCTGCTGGCTACTGCACTACTACTCTGGG GTGTCACTCTGGGCCCAGGAAATGCTCTATTTCTCG ATTCTAGCAGTGAACCTGAACTATGGGCAGAGCCTCAGTCCCTGATGGAACCCTGGGCAAATCTGACACTGGTCTGTGTGATTGACTTGCCTACTAAGGTCTTCCAGCTGATCCAGAATGGGTGGTTCCTAAATCAAGTCCAACTTGAGACACCGGTGCTGTCCTACCACTTTTCCCTGGGAGCCATTACAAGTAACAACAGTGGCATCTACCGCTGCCGATGTGGCGTGGAACCCCCTGTTGACATTCACCTGCCAGCGCTGAACAAGTGGACAATGCTAAGCAATGCTGTGGAGGTGACAGGGAAAC AGCCCTTGCCTCCACCCTCAGCTCACGCTGATCCGGTCTCCTGGATCACACCTGGTGGCCTGCCTGTATATGTGATGTGCCAGGTTGCAATGCGGGGTGTAACCTAcctgctgaggcaggaaggagtaGATGGTTTCCAGAAACCTGATGTCCAGCACAAGGGAACAGCTGGCTTTCTCATCTACAAGCCTGGCAACTACAGCTGCAGCTACCTAACCCATGCAGCAGGGGAACCCTCTGAGCCCAGTGCTATTGTGACCATCAAGATGTTTG ccacacaggctccacccattCTGTGTTTAATGGGAAATTACATAATGATCCACCCCCAGAAGACATTTGAGACCCTTGCCTGCAAAGCTCCTCGGAACGCAGCTGAATTCCAACTCAGGCAAGGGGGGAAGGTGCTGAAAATTCATGGGTTCAACCCCACCAGAGATGCTATCGTGTACTATGTGAATTTGAAGGAATTGGATAACCAAGGTCCTTTTACCTGTCGCTACCGtatgcacaaatacatgcacGTTTGGTCGGAGGATAGCAAGCCCATCGAGCTTATGTGGAGTGATG GGTCACTACCAGCCCCAGTACTCACTGCAGAGCCATCAAGTCAGAACCTCGAGCCTGGGTCAATGGTGCAGCTTCGATGTACTGCACCCAAGACCGGCCTGCGCTTTGGCCTGCAACGCCAGGGCCAACCGGATTTAGTTGTGGTGCAAATGCTGAATTCGTCTGGGACCGAAGCTGTCTTCGAGCTGCACAATATCTCAACGATAGACTCTGGCAACTATAGTTGTATCTATATGGACCAGGCACCGCCCTTCTCCGGATCTGTTTCCAGTGAGCCCTTGGAGCTGCAGGTGAACG GGCCACCGCCCAAGCCAAGGCTGGAAGCTCTGTGGAAAGGCCCGGTGCATCTGGGCCGTGAAGCCATCTTTAGATGCCATGGCCATGTGCCTAGGGTCAGTATGGAGCTGGTACGTGAGGGCTTTAAAACACCCTTCTGGATGGTCTCAACAAGAAGTACCTCAGCTTATCTGAAGCTGCCAATGGTGGGTCTCCAACATGTCGGCAACTACAGCTGCCGATACACCGCCCTACCACCCTTTACTTTTGAATCAGGGATCAGTGACCCTGTGGAGGTTATGGTAGAAGATTAG